In Streptomyces sp. SLBN-118, the following are encoded in one genomic region:
- a CDS encoding rhodanese-like domain-containing protein — translation MAVSERTGIDELLERIREDLDRVEPKEAHAAAADGALLVDIRYAALRERDGLIPGALVVERNELEWRLDPRGSHRAPEAVSHDLRVVVICNEGYASSLAAASLRQLGLHRATDLIGGFQAWKSAGLPVEQ, via the coding sequence CTGGCAGTGAGCGAGCGGACAGGAATCGACGAACTTCTGGAACGGATCCGCGAGGATCTCGACCGCGTCGAGCCGAAGGAGGCTCATGCGGCGGCCGCGGACGGCGCGCTCCTGGTGGACATCCGGTACGCGGCCCTGCGCGAGCGGGACGGCCTGATCCCCGGTGCGCTGGTCGTGGAACGCAATGAGCTGGAGTGGCGCCTTGACCCCCGGGGCAGCCACCGCGCACCGGAGGCGGTGAGCCACGATCTGCGGGTCGTCGTGATCTGCAACGAGGGCTATGCCTCGTCTCTGGCGGCAGCGTCCTTGCGCCAGTTGGGCCTGCACCGCGCGACGGATCTGATCGGCGGTTTCCAG